One region of Zingiber officinale cultivar Zhangliang chromosome 7B, Zo_v1.1, whole genome shotgun sequence genomic DNA includes:
- the LOC122006808 gene encoding GDP-mannose transporter GONST3-like isoform X1 has translation MFCDAVIWGFINGFDFQMSGNAVILKVNATHANENSSSSVSSWKGTLLGFVQQASVYGVAAGYCVSASLLSIINKWAIMKFPYPGALTALQYFTSAFGVMLCGWLKLVEHDRLNLITMWKFLPAAFIFYLSLFTNSELLLHANVDTFIVFRSVVPMFVAVGETVFLKQPWPSTKTWLSLATIFAGSAIYVLTDYQFTITAYIWAVAYLASMSIDFVYIKHVVMTIGLNTWGLVLYNNLEALMLFPLELLITGELKKIKHDISDEYKWYTFSVILPVALSCLFGLAISFFGFSCRRAISATGFTVLGIVNKLLTVVINLVIWDKHSTLIGTIGLLICMSGGVLYQQSTTKPRKPEAETETQSKDEEEHKLLEMKATEETDDVEDTTVDPK, from the exons ATGTTTTGCGATGCCGTTATCTGGGGATTTATCAATG GTTTTGATTTCCAGATGTCTGGCAATGCTGTGATTCTGAAAGTTAATGCTACCCACGCCAATGAAAATTCTTCTTCAAGTGTTTCATCCTGGAAGGGTACTCTACTTGGTTTTGTACAGCAAGCATCCGTTTATGGTGTTGCTGCTGGCTATTGTGTATCTGCATCTCTGTTGTCCATAATCAATAAATGGGCAATCATGAAATTTCCATACCCAGGTGCTTTGACAGCTTTACAATACTTCACTAGTGCATTTGGGGTTATGCTCTGTGGTTGGTTAAAGCTTGTGGAACATGACCGTCTGAACCTCATTACTATGTGGAAGTTCTTACCTGCTGCATTCATCTTCTATCTGTCCCTTTTTACCAATAGTGAGCTCCTCCTCCATGCCAATGTGGATACCTTTATTGTGTTTCGCTCAGTGGTTCCCATGTTCGTAGCTGTTGGAGAGACTGTATTCCTTAAACAGCCCTGGCCTTCTACCAAGACATGGCTTTCTCTCGCAACCATTTTTGCAGGCAGTGCTATCTATGTTCTCACTGACTACCAGTTCACCATCACGGCTTATATCTGGGCAGTGGCTTATCTAGCAAGCATGTCAATAGATTTTGTGTACATAAAGCATGTTGTGATGACCATAGGGCTCAACACATGGGGTCTGGTGTTGTACAACAACTTGGAGGCATTGATGCTTTTTCCCCTGGAGTTGCTCATAACGGGAGAGCTAAAAAAGATTAAGCATGATATATCGGATGAGTACAAGTGGTACACTTTTAGTGTGATTTTGCCAGTGGCATTGTCATGTTTGTTTGGCTTGGCGATATCCTTCTTTGGATTTTCTTGCAGAAGAGCAATCTCGGCGACAGGTTTCACTGTGCTGGGTATCGTGAACAAACTCCTTACTGTCGTGATAAATTTGGTCATATGGGATAAACATTCGACCTTGATCGGAACAATAGGCCTACTAATCTGCATGTCTGGGGGCGTTCTATACCAACAGTCGACCACAAAGCCCAGGAAACCGGAAGCTGAGACCGAGACACAAAGTAAAGACGAGGAGGAGCATAAACTGTTGGAGATGAAGGCAACTGAAGAGACTGACGATGTTGAGGATACAACAGTAGATCCAAAGTAG
- the LOC122004657 gene encoding uncharacterized protein LOC122004657, giving the protein MNRAQMLLVQDPNYSKGFKFGHVWSILQGIEKFNSDNVKAASTRVQRQTAQDDYSQSYNLEKDVYSPSSPHVSSFNLNITDSDSGGTSTKRPIGVKKTKLKRKNEQQFSKMVSQNDELVAALDRSTNVAMFKEENKILFKDLNTIADPIIREFIRGEQVRIMQKRTENQKSQSTSHQGEGSRINSSQEEEQGSQDPLNDSGKFYDYFGGLLGAIGSESTDPFNLTLQIKSHLKWSDRDSSRSNTPDRITGDPSHLFDQW; this is encoded by the exons ATGAATCGTGCTCAAATGTTATTAGTACAAGACCCTAATTACTCAAAGGGCTTCAAATTTGGACATGTGTGGAGCATTCTTCAAGGTATTGAGAAATTCAATAGTGACAACGTCAAAGCTGCATCTACGAGAGTGCAACGACAAACTGCTCAAGATGATTATTCTCAATCATATAATCTTGAGAAAGATGTTTATTCACCTTCATCTCCACATGTCTCTTCGTTTAATCTTAACATCACTGATTCAGACAGTGGTGGTACTTCAACTAAACGACCTATTGGGGTGAAGAAAACAAAACTGAAGAGAAAGAATGAACAACAATTCAGTAAAATGGTTTCACAGAATGACGAACTTGTTGCGGCGTTGGATCGAAGTACCAATGTTGCTATGTTCAAGGAagagaataaaattttattcaaagaTTTGAATACCATTGCTGATCCGATAATACGTGAATTTATTCGCGGTGAACAAGTCAGAATTATGCAAAAGAGGACTGAAAATCAAAAATCTCAATCAACTTCACATCAAGGAGAAGGATCTAGGATCAATTCgtctcaagaagaagaacaaggatCTCAAGATCCTTTGAATGATTCCGGTAAATTTTATGATTACTTCGGTGGTTTATTAGGAg ccatcggatctgaatCTACTGATCCATTCAATCTaacgcttcagatcaagtctcatctcAAGTGGTCAGATCGTGACTCTTCGCGATCCAACACTCCAGATCGCATCACCGGCGATCCATCACACCTCTTTGATCAATGGTAG
- the LOC122006807 gene encoding protein ETHYLENE-INSENSITIVE 3-like 1a, which translates to MIMGDLLIEGMVHPAVSNYAQIYPSNNERSISFGSFLQPSMGECAMGGDLVCTPSEKFAEAGDVETDEDIDIEELERRMWRDHTLLKRLKEQQQSKNKDLSDPAKQSQSQEQACRKKMSRAQDGILKYMLKMMEDCKAQGFVYGIIPEKGKPVTGASDNLRGWWKEKVRFDRNGPTAIDKYRAENAVPGSGDGFNSGTANSHSLQELQDTTLGSLLSALMQHCDPPQRRFPLEKGIPPPWWPTGREEWWAHLGIPNEHGPPPYKKPHDLKKAWKVSVLTAVIKHMSPNIEKIRRLVRQSKCLQDKMTARESATWLAVLKQEEEMYMKLHPDARPLPSLGGGVVFSFNSNSSEYDVEGFEEGYIENLDYKVAVESNTLKLDASSGNGNFVKSSPLKEETDMEFIQKRTSMEPEPERNQRTYTCQNVVCPHNDVSHGFLDRNARNSHQYFCNYQNTAIPPGTGMVNNQLHSAVNKPSVFPLPSNTQSNPSSIGLNHNPINISDLGIPSDGQKSIDELMDFYENNVNSSKNLNLEGLTMFDESNDLHARNRMEYNLFVHSPGIGGDLFEQFDSLVEQSQYVQESMMQFQQKLSDQPIEVSGVTRLESSLNKPKMDYANAVNGGIVETLQKQDGFNWF; encoded by the coding sequence ATGATTATGGGGGACCTATTAATTGAAGGCATGGTACATCCTGCTGTCTCAAATTATGCACAAATTTATCCCTCCAATAATGAGAGGAGTATTAGTTTCGGTAGCTTCCTTCAACCTTCAATGGGTGAATGCGCGATGGGAGGAGACCTGGTTTGCACACCATCTGAAAAATTTGCCGAGGCTGGTGATGTAGAGACTGATGAGGATATTGACATAGAAGAACTTGAGAGGCGTATGTGGAGGGACCATACTCTGTTGAAGCGGTTAAAGGAGCAGCAACAGAGCAAAAACAAGGATCTGAGTGACCCGGCTAAGCAAAGTCAATCCCAAGAACAAGCTTGCCGGAAGAAGATGTCGCGGGCACAGGATGGAATCCTCAAGTACATGCTGAAAATGATGGAGGATTGCAAAGCTCAAGGCTTTGTCTATGGTATTATTCCTGAAAAAGGCAAGCCTGTGACTGGTGCTTCTGATAATCTTAGGGGATGGTGGAAAGAAAAGGTCAGGTTTGATCGGAATGGGCCGACTGCCATAGATAAGTATCGAGCCGAGAATGCCGTCCCTGGGTCTGGTGATGGTTTCAACTCAGGAACTGCTAACTCTCATTCCTTGCAGGAGCTTCAAGACACAACACTGGGTTCTCTTCTGTCAGCACTTATGCAGCATTGTGATCCACCGCAACGAAGGTTTCCTCTTGAAAAAGGAATTCCACCGCCATGGTGGCCTACTGGGAGAGAGGAGTGGTGGGCTCACCTAGGCATCCCGAATGAACATGGACCACCCCCTTACAAGAAGCCACATGACCTTAAGAAGGCTTGGAAGGTCAGCGTCTTGACGGCTGTAATCAAGCATATGTCTCCCAACATTGAGAAGATCCGCAGGCTTGTTAGGCAGTCCAAATGTTTGCAAGACAAGATGACCGCCAGGGAGAGCGCAACGTGGCTTGCGGTTCTTAAGCAGGAAGAAGAAATGTATATGAAGTTGCATCCAGATGCACGCCCACTCCCATCCTTAGGAGGTGGTGTAGTGTTCTCCTTTAACAGCAACAGCAGTGAGTATGATGTCGAAGGTTTTGAAGAAGGCTATATTGAGAATCTGGATTATAAGGTGGCTGTCGAGAGCAACACACTCAAACTAGATGCTAGTTCAGGTAATGGAAATTTTGTCAAGTCTAGTCCATTGAAGGAAGAAACTGACATGGAGTTCATTCAGAAGAGAACTTCTATGGAGCCTGAACCGGAGAGGAATCAGAGGACCTATACTTGCCAAAATGTGGTATGTCCACATAACGATGTCAGTCATGGATTTCTTGATAGGAATGCCAGAAACAGTCACCAGTACTTCTGCAATTATCAGAACACTGCCATTCCTCCTGGTACGGGAATGGTGAACAACCAGCTTCACTCGGCCGTGAACAAACCTTCAGTTTTTCCTTTGCCATCAAATACTCAGTCCAATCCATCTTCAATTGGATTAAATCACAATCCAATTAACATATCCGACTTAGGCATTCCTTCTGATGGGCAAAAATCAATTGACGAGTTAATGGACTTCTATGAAAACAATGTCAACAGTAGCAAGAATCTCAACTTGGAAGGTTTAACCATGTTTGATGAGTCAAATGATCTTCATGCTAGAAACCGGATGGAGTACAACTTATTTGTACACAGCCCAGGAATCGGTGGCGACCTCTTCGAACAATTTGACAGCttggtggagcaatcacagtatgtgCAGGAAAGCATGATGCAGTTTCAGCAAAAACTTAGTGACCAGCCAATTGAAGTGAGTGGGGTTACCAGACTTGAATCCAGCCTCAACAAGCCGAAAATGGATTACGCAAATGCTGTGAACGGAGGCATTGTGGAAACTTTGCAAAAGCAAGATGGATTCAATTGGTTCTGA
- the LOC122006808 gene encoding GDP-mannose transporter GONST3-like isoform X2, whose translation MSGNAVILKVNATHANENSSSSVSSWKGTLLGFVQQASVYGVAAGYCVSASLLSIINKWAIMKFPYPGALTALQYFTSAFGVMLCGWLKLVEHDRLNLITMWKFLPAAFIFYLSLFTNSELLLHANVDTFIVFRSVVPMFVAVGETVFLKQPWPSTKTWLSLATIFAGSAIYVLTDYQFTITAYIWAVAYLASMSIDFVYIKHVVMTIGLNTWGLVLYNNLEALMLFPLELLITGELKKIKHDISDEYKWYTFSVILPVALSCLFGLAISFFGFSCRRAISATGFTVLGIVNKLLTVVINLVIWDKHSTLIGTIGLLICMSGGVLYQQSTTKPRKPEAETETQSKDEEEHKLLEMKATEETDDVEDTTVDPK comes from the coding sequence ATGTCTGGCAATGCTGTGATTCTGAAAGTTAATGCTACCCACGCCAATGAAAATTCTTCTTCAAGTGTTTCATCCTGGAAGGGTACTCTACTTGGTTTTGTACAGCAAGCATCCGTTTATGGTGTTGCTGCTGGCTATTGTGTATCTGCATCTCTGTTGTCCATAATCAATAAATGGGCAATCATGAAATTTCCATACCCAGGTGCTTTGACAGCTTTACAATACTTCACTAGTGCATTTGGGGTTATGCTCTGTGGTTGGTTAAAGCTTGTGGAACATGACCGTCTGAACCTCATTACTATGTGGAAGTTCTTACCTGCTGCATTCATCTTCTATCTGTCCCTTTTTACCAATAGTGAGCTCCTCCTCCATGCCAATGTGGATACCTTTATTGTGTTTCGCTCAGTGGTTCCCATGTTCGTAGCTGTTGGAGAGACTGTATTCCTTAAACAGCCCTGGCCTTCTACCAAGACATGGCTTTCTCTCGCAACCATTTTTGCAGGCAGTGCTATCTATGTTCTCACTGACTACCAGTTCACCATCACGGCTTATATCTGGGCAGTGGCTTATCTAGCAAGCATGTCAATAGATTTTGTGTACATAAAGCATGTTGTGATGACCATAGGGCTCAACACATGGGGTCTGGTGTTGTACAACAACTTGGAGGCATTGATGCTTTTTCCCCTGGAGTTGCTCATAACGGGAGAGCTAAAAAAGATTAAGCATGATATATCGGATGAGTACAAGTGGTACACTTTTAGTGTGATTTTGCCAGTGGCATTGTCATGTTTGTTTGGCTTGGCGATATCCTTCTTTGGATTTTCTTGCAGAAGAGCAATCTCGGCGACAGGTTTCACTGTGCTGGGTATCGTGAACAAACTCCTTACTGTCGTGATAAATTTGGTCATATGGGATAAACATTCGACCTTGATCGGAACAATAGGCCTACTAATCTGCATGTCTGGGGGCGTTCTATACCAACAGTCGACCACAAAGCCCAGGAAACCGGAAGCTGAGACCGAGACACAAAGTAAAGACGAGGAGGAGCATAAACTGTTGGAGATGAAGGCAACTGAAGAGACTGACGATGTTGAGGATACAACAGTAGATCCAAAGTAG